In Mycolicibacterium alvei, a single window of DNA contains:
- the qcrB gene encoding cytochrome bc1 complex cytochrome b subunit, producing MSPDLAKIAAAQGDAIDSRYHPSAAVRRQLNKVFPTHWSFLLGEIALYSFIVLLITGVWLTLFFDPSMAHVTYDGVYQPLRGVQMSRAYESALDISFEVRGGLFVRQIHHWAALMFAASIMVHMARIFFTGAFRRPREANWVIGSLLLILAMFEGYFGYSLPDDLLSGIGLRAALSSITLGMPIIGTWLHWALFGGDFPGEILIPRLYALHILLLPGIILALIGAHMALVWFQKHTQFPGPGRTEHNVVGVRVMPVFAVKSGAFFALITGVLGLMGGLLTINPIWNLGPYKPSQISAGSQPDFYMMWTEGLARIWPAWEFYPFGHTIPAVVWVALIMGGVFGLLIAYPFIERKVTGDDAHHNLLQRPRDVPVRTAIGAMAIAFYMVLTLAAMNDIIAFKFHISLNATTWIGRIGMVVLPAIVYFITYRWAISLQRSDRAVLEHGIETGIIKRLPHGAYVELHQPLGPVDDHGHPIPLEYQGAALPKRMNKLGSAGSPGTGSFLFADPAVEHEALTEAAHASEHKALTALREQQERNGNGDTNGHH from the coding sequence ATGAGCCCTGACCTTGCCAAGATCGCTGCCGCGCAAGGCGATGCGATCGATTCCCGCTACCACCCCTCGGCCGCGGTACGCCGCCAGCTGAACAAGGTGTTCCCCACCCACTGGTCCTTCCTGCTGGGTGAGATCGCGCTGTACAGCTTCATCGTGCTGCTGATCACCGGTGTCTGGCTGACCTTGTTCTTCGATCCGTCGATGGCACACGTCACCTACGACGGTGTGTACCAACCACTTCGCGGTGTGCAGATGTCGCGGGCCTACGAGTCCGCACTCGACATCAGCTTCGAGGTGCGCGGCGGTCTGTTCGTCCGCCAGATCCACCACTGGGCCGCACTGATGTTCGCCGCATCGATCATGGTGCACATGGCGCGCATCTTCTTCACCGGTGCGTTCCGCCGCCCGCGTGAGGCCAACTGGGTGATCGGCTCGCTGCTGCTCATCCTGGCGATGTTCGAGGGCTACTTCGGTTACTCGCTGCCCGACGATCTGCTGTCCGGTATCGGTCTGCGCGCCGCACTGTCGTCGATCACCCTGGGCATGCCGATCATCGGCACCTGGCTGCACTGGGCGTTGTTCGGCGGGGACTTCCCCGGCGAGATCCTGATCCCGCGCCTGTATGCACTGCACATCCTGCTGCTCCCGGGCATCATCCTGGCCCTCATCGGTGCGCACATGGCGCTGGTGTGGTTCCAGAAGCACACCCAGTTCCCCGGCCCCGGCCGGACCGAGCACAACGTCGTCGGCGTACGCGTCATGCCGGTGTTCGCGGTGAAGTCGGGTGCGTTCTTCGCTCTGATCACCGGTGTGCTCGGCCTCATGGGCGGCCTGCTGACGATCAACCCGATCTGGAATCTGGGGCCCTACAAGCCGTCACAGATCTCGGCCGGTAGCCAGCCCGACTTCTACATGATGTGGACCGAGGGCCTGGCGCGTATCTGGCCGGCATGGGAGTTCTACCCGTTCGGCCACACCATCCCCGCGGTGGTCTGGGTCGCGTTGATCATGGGCGGTGTCTTCGGCCTGCTGATCGCCTATCCCTTCATCGAGCGGAAGGTGACCGGCGACGACGCTCACCACAACCTGCTGCAGCGTCCGCGTGATGTGCCGGTGCGTACCGCCATCGGTGCCATGGCGATCGCGTTCTACATGGTGCTGACCCTGGCCGCGATGAACGACATCATCGCGTTCAAGTTCCACATCTCGCTGAACGCGACCACCTGGATCGGCCGTATCGGCATGGTGGTCCTCCCGGCGATCGTGTACTTCATCACCTACCGGTGGGCGATCTCCTTGCAGCGCAGCGACCGTGCGGTGCTGGAGCACGGTATCGAGACCGGCATCATCAAGCGCCTGCCGCACGGTGCCTACGTCGAGCTGCACCAGCCGCTGGGACCGGTCGACGACCACGGTCACCCGATCCCGTTGGAGTACCAGGGTGCTGCCCTGCCGAAGCGGATGAACAAGCTCGGTTCGGCCGGTTCACCCGGCACCGGCAGCTTCTTGTTCGCCGATCCGGCTGTCGAGCACGAGGCGCTCACCGAGGCCGCACACGCCTCCGAGCACAAGGCGCTGACCGCTCTGCGCGAGCAGCAGGAACGAAATGGCAACGGGGACACCAACGGTCATCACTGA
- the qcrA gene encoding cytochrome bc1 complex Rieske iron-sulfur subunit has product MTDNNPKIPSDAELAEMSREELVELGGKIDGVETIFKEPRWPVAGTKAEKRTERLVAYWLLFGGLSGLALLVIFLFWPWEYQPLGSEGEFLYSLATPLYGLTFGLSILAIGVGAVLFQKKFIPEEISVQDRHDGRSSELNRKTIAANLTDAMEGSTVKRRKLIGLSLGIGLGAFGAGTLVAFIGGLIKNPWKPVVPTAEGKKAELWTSGWTPRFHGETIYLARATGRPGSSPFVKMRPEDLDAGGMETVFPWRESDGDGTTVESEHHLTAISMGVRNPVMLIRIKPADMPRVVKRKGQESFNFGELFAYTKVCSHLGCPSSLYEQQTYRILCPCHQSQFDALHFAKPIFGPAARALAQLPITIDKDGYLVANGDFVEPVGPAFWERKS; this is encoded by the coding sequence ATGACCGACAACAACCCGAAGATCCCGAGCGACGCCGAACTTGCCGAGATGTCGCGTGAGGAGCTCGTCGAGCTCGGCGGCAAGATCGACGGCGTCGAGACCATCTTCAAGGAGCCGCGCTGGCCGGTCGCAGGGACCAAGGCCGAGAAGCGCACCGAACGCCTCGTCGCATACTGGCTTCTGTTCGGCGGGCTTTCGGGCCTGGCGCTGTTGGTGATCTTCCTGTTCTGGCCGTGGGAATACCAGCCCCTCGGTTCGGAGGGTGAGTTCCTCTACTCGCTGGCCACCCCGCTGTACGGCCTCACCTTCGGCCTGTCGATCCTGGCGATCGGCGTCGGCGCGGTGTTGTTCCAGAAGAAGTTCATTCCCGAGGAGATCTCGGTCCAGGACCGCCACGACGGGCGCTCCTCCGAGCTGAACCGCAAGACCATCGCGGCCAACCTGACCGACGCCATGGAGGGCTCGACCGTCAAGCGCCGCAAGCTCATCGGCTTGTCGTTGGGTATCGGTCTCGGTGCGTTCGGGGCCGGCACCCTGGTGGCCTTCATCGGCGGGTTGATCAAGAACCCGTGGAAGCCCGTGGTGCCCACCGCAGAAGGCAAGAAGGCCGAGCTGTGGACCTCGGGGTGGACGCCTCGGTTCCACGGCGAGACGATCTACCTCGCCCGCGCGACCGGACGGCCCGGCTCGTCGCCGTTCGTGAAGATGCGGCCCGAGGATCTCGACGCCGGTGGTATGGAAACCGTCTTCCCCTGGCGCGAGTCTGACGGCGACGGCACCACCGTCGAGTCCGAGCATCACCTGACGGCGATCTCGATGGGTGTCCGTAACCCGGTCATGTTGATCCGTATCAAGCCGGCCGACATGCCCAGGGTGGTCAAGCGCAAGGGCCAGGAGAGCTTCAACTTCGGTGAGCTGTTCGCCTACACCAAGGTCTGCTCGCACCTGGGCTGCCCCTCGTCGCTGTACGAGCAGCAGACCTACCGGATCCTTTGCCCGTGCCACCAGTCGCAGTTCGACGCGTTGCACTTCGCAAAGCCGATCTTCGGTCCGGCTGCGCGCGCGTTGGCGCAGCTGCCCATCACCATCGACAAAGACGGCTACCTGGTCGCCAACGGCGACTTCGTGGAGCCCGTCGGACCGGCATTCTGGGAGCGCAAATCATGA
- the qcrC gene encoding cytochrome bc1 complex diheme cytochrome c subunit has protein sequence MTSKSRRRLRRRLSAGILLLVGLSVAGGVAATLTPTPQVAVADESQSALLRTGKQLFDTSCISCHGANLQGVPDRGPSLIGTGEAAVYFQVSTGRMPAMRGEAQAPAKPKHFDEDQIDALGAFVQANGGGPTLLRNEHGGVAQESLIGSNVARGGDLFRLNCASCHNFTGKGGALSSGKYAPDLSEAEPAQIYTAMLTGPQNMPKFSDRQLSPEEKRDIIAYVQESTQAPSYGGYGLGGFGPGPEGMAMWIIGMVAAIGIAMWIGARA, from the coding sequence ATGACCAGCAAGTCGCGCCGACGACTGCGCCGACGACTGTCAGCAGGCATCCTGCTGCTGGTCGGCCTGTCAGTCGCAGGTGGTGTTGCGGCCACGCTGACGCCCACACCGCAGGTCGCGGTCGCCGACGAGTCTCAGTCGGCGCTACTGCGCACGGGTAAGCAACTGTTCGACACGTCGTGCATCTCCTGCCACGGCGCCAACCTGCAGGGTGTGCCCGATCGTGGGCCCAGCCTGATCGGCACCGGCGAGGCAGCGGTGTACTTCCAGGTGTCGACCGGTCGTATGCCCGCGATGCGCGGTGAGGCTCAGGCCCCGGCCAAGCCCAAGCACTTCGACGAGGATCAGATCGACGCCCTCGGTGCCTTCGTTCAGGCCAACGGCGGTGGCCCCACGCTGCTCCGCAATGAGCACGGCGGCGTGGCCCAGGAGTCGCTGATCGGCTCCAACGTGGCCCGCGGCGGCGACCTGTTCCGGCTGAACTGCGCGTCCTGCCACAACTTCACCGGTAAGGGCGGCGCGCTGTCCTCCGGTAAGTACGCACCCGACCTCAGTGAGGCCGAGCCGGCACAGATCTACACGGCGATGCTGACCGGACCGCAGAACATGCCCAAGTTCTCCGACCGGCAGCTGTCGCCGGAAGAGAAGCGCGACATCATCGCCTACGTCCAAGAATCGACACAGGCGCCCAGCTACGGCGGCTACGGACTCGGCGGCTTCGGGCCCGGTCCCGAAGGCATGGCGATGTGGATCATCGGAATGGTCGCCGCTATCGGCATCGCGATGTGGATCGGGGCACGAGCATGA
- the ctaE gene encoding aa3-type cytochrome oxidase subunit III — protein MTSAVGTSGTAITSRVHSLNRPNMVSVGTIVWLSSELMFFAGLFAMYFTARAQAGGNWPPEPTELNLALAVPVTLVLIASSFTCQMGVFAAERGDVFGLRRWYVITFLMGLFFVLGQGYEYIHLVQHGTTIPGSAYGSVFYLATGFHGLHVIGGLVAFILLLARTKMSKFTPAQATAAIVVSYYWHFVDIVWIALFATIYFVR, from the coding sequence GTGACGAGCGCTGTAGGTACCTCGGGAACGGCAATAACGTCGCGCGTTCATTCGCTGAACAGACCGAATATGGTCAGTGTCGGCACCATCGTGTGGCTTTCCAGTGAGCTCATGTTCTTTGCTGGACTCTTCGCGATGTATTTCACCGCGCGCGCGCAAGCCGGTGGCAACTGGCCTCCCGAGCCGACCGAACTCAATTTGGCCCTAGCCGTTCCGGTGACGCTGGTTCTGATCGCGTCATCCTTCACCTGCCAGATGGGCGTGTTCGCTGCCGAGCGCGGCGACGTGTTCGGGCTGCGCCGGTGGTATGTGATCACGTTCCTGATGGGCCTGTTCTTCGTACTGGGCCAGGGATACGAGTACATCCACCTGGTCCAGCACGGCACCACCATCCCGGGCAGTGCCTATGGATCGGTCTTCTATCTGGCGACCGGCTTCCACGGCCTGCACGTCATCGGCGGACTTGTTGCCTTCATCTTGCTGTTGGCCCGCACGAAGATGAGTAAATTCACGCCTGCGCAGGCCACTGCGGCGATCGTCGTCTCGTACTACTGGCACTTCGTCGACATCGTCTGGATTGCGTTGTTCGCCACGATCTACTTCGTCCGCTGA
- the trpD gene encoding anthranilate phosphoribosyltransferase, whose protein sequence is MPADPSSRRSVAGPSWPAILGRLTTEQSLPNGYAAWAMDQIMTGVATPAQIAGFAVAMKMKRPTSAEVGELADIMLSHARRVPTDTIGHETVDIVGTGGDGANTVNLSTMAAIVVAACGVPVIKHGNRAASSLSGGADTLEALGVRIDLGPDEVARSVAEVGIGFAFAPQFHPSYRHASVVRREIGVPTVFNLLGPLTNPAAPRAGLIGCAFDDLAEVMAGVYAARGSSVLVVHGDDGLDELTTTTTSTIWRVQAGTVDRLKFDPAAFGFKRADISELVGGDATANAADARAVLAGAKGPVRDAVVLNAAGAMVAHAGLASDAKWVPAWEAGLTRAVEAIDSGAAEQLLARWVRFSLQF, encoded by the coding sequence CTGCCGGCGGACCCGTCCTCTCGACGCTCGGTGGCGGGGCCGTCGTGGCCGGCCATTCTCGGGCGCCTGACTACTGAGCAGAGCCTGCCCAACGGTTACGCGGCATGGGCCATGGACCAGATCATGACCGGGGTCGCGACCCCGGCTCAGATCGCCGGCTTCGCGGTGGCGATGAAGATGAAGCGACCGACCTCGGCTGAGGTCGGGGAGTTGGCCGACATCATGCTGTCGCACGCGCGTCGGGTGCCGACGGACACGATCGGTCACGAGACGGTCGACATCGTCGGGACCGGTGGCGACGGGGCCAACACGGTCAACTTGTCGACGATGGCAGCCATCGTGGTGGCGGCCTGTGGCGTCCCGGTGATCAAGCACGGCAACCGGGCGGCATCCTCGCTGTCGGGCGGTGCGGACACCCTGGAGGCGCTCGGGGTTCGGATCGACCTGGGCCCGGACGAGGTGGCGCGCAGTGTCGCCGAGGTCGGCATCGGGTTCGCCTTCGCGCCGCAGTTCCACCCCTCGTATCGCCACGCATCGGTGGTGCGCCGCGAGATCGGGGTCCCCACTGTCTTCAATCTCCTTGGACCACTCACCAATCCGGCTGCGCCGCGGGCCGGACTGATCGGTTGTGCATTCGACGACCTGGCCGAGGTGATGGCCGGGGTATACGCCGCCCGTGGTTCCAGCGTGCTGGTGGTGCACGGCGACGACGGTCTCGACGAGCTCACCACCACGACCACCAGCACCATCTGGCGGGTACAGGCCGGCACCGTGGACCGGTTGAAATTCGACCCCGCGGCCTTCGGCTTCAAGCGCGCCGACATCAGTGAGTTGGTCGGTGGCGACGCCACGGCCAACGCCGCCGACGCACGGGCCGTGCTGGCCGGGGCCAAAGGGCCGGTGCGTGACGCGGTCGTGCTCAATGCGGCGGGTGCCATGGTCGCCCATGCCGGGCTAGCCAGCGACGCCAAATGGGTGCCGGCGTGGGAGGCCGGTCTGACCCGGGCCGTCGAGGCGATCGACTCGGGTGCGGCCGAACAACTGCTCGCGCGTTGGGTGCGGTTCAGCCTGCAGTTCTGA
- the ripC gene encoding peptidoglycan hydrolase RipC has translation MRHERAHRPTSRVKRSIAGAIAGLILIPGFLAVSSHADPADDAMAKLNELSRQAEQTTEAMHSAQLDLNNKVAAQEAAEKKHTDDAAAVGQAESQLAIFQTSVNKVAAAQYMGGRTSGVDAILTADSPQQLIEQLAVQRVMATEMSAQMKNFRSVGEKAAVAERESATSAAEAKTAAEQAAAVRADLQSKQSQLQVQIAVVKSQYEALSPAQREAMAALPPAPPVPAPDALPPAQDPAVLADPPNGIPPGDVAPPEGALPDGGGGHSGTVIQAALSRIGSPYSWGAAGPSSFDCSGLVMWAFQHAGISLPHSSQALARGGQPVSTDSMQPGDVVTYYSDASHVGIYIGDGKMVHASTYGTPVRVAPVNNAPIYNVRRY, from the coding sequence TTGAGGCACGAGCGCGCGCACCGGCCCACAAGTCGTGTCAAGCGATCCATTGCAGGTGCAATAGCGGGCTTGATTCTGATACCCGGATTCCTGGCCGTGAGTTCGCACGCCGATCCTGCCGACGATGCCATGGCAAAGCTCAACGAGCTGTCCCGCCAGGCCGAGCAGACCACCGAGGCCATGCACTCCGCGCAGCTCGACCTGAACAATAAGGTTGCCGCACAAGAGGCTGCGGAGAAGAAGCACACCGACGACGCCGCCGCGGTCGGTCAGGCCGAGTCGCAGCTGGCAATCTTTCAGACTTCGGTCAACAAGGTAGCTGCAGCCCAGTACATGGGGGGTCGCACGTCCGGGGTGGATGCCATCCTGACTGCCGACTCGCCGCAGCAGCTGATCGAGCAACTCGCGGTGCAGCGCGTGATGGCCACCGAGATGTCGGCGCAGATGAAGAACTTCCGCTCGGTGGGCGAGAAGGCCGCAGTGGCCGAGCGGGAGTCGGCTACCTCGGCCGCCGAAGCCAAGACCGCCGCTGAACAGGCCGCCGCAGTGCGCGCCGACCTGCAATCCAAGCAAAGTCAGTTGCAGGTCCAGATCGCCGTCGTCAAATCGCAGTACGAGGCGCTGAGCCCGGCCCAGCGGGAAGCGATGGCGGCCCTGCCGCCGGCCCCGCCGGTGCCCGCGCCCGATGCGTTGCCGCCGGCGCAGGATCCCGCAGTGTTGGCTGACCCGCCGAACGGCATTCCACCCGGCGACGTTGCACCGCCGGAGGGCGCACTCCCGGACGGGGGCGGCGGGCATTCCGGCACCGTGATCCAGGCGGCGTTGAGCCGCATCGGCTCGCCGTACTCCTGGGGCGCGGCCGGCCCCAGCTCGTTCGACTGTTCGGGTCTGGTGATGTGGGCGTTCCAGCATGCCGGAATCTCGCTGCCGCATTCGAGCCAGGCCCTGGCCCGCGGTGGTCAACCGGTCTCGACGGATTCGATGCAGCCGGGTGACGTGGTGACCTATTACTCCGACGCCTCCCATGTGGGCATCTACATCGGTGACGGGAAGATGGTGCACGCGTCGACCTACGGCACCCCGGTGCGGGTCGCCCCGGTCAACAATGCGCCGATCTACAACGTTCGCCGGTACTGA
- a CDS encoding peptidase, translated as MRRSTTFAGTEATEKSDSGTALSAHRRLLVALLLVELAAAAALLWKSAPPPSPLQAVPSALTAVPARPAPDPVTALVLPDGRAARLLALGGSQSSALLQRLAAELPDAAAAVTAFWGPDWPRDIEIAVAGSDQQFRVLAGGAADIAATATAQRIMFAPGAAGMSPAALRIVLRHELFHYAARSRTAVDAPRWLTEGVADYVGRPPAPLPGPVQAATLAQLPTDADLDTPGAARSLAYDRAWWFSRYVADAYGVPKLREFYLHACEPGHPEVTVALRETLGAELDAVVAGWHRWLTG; from the coding sequence ATGCGCCGATCTACAACGTTCGCCGGTACTGAGGCGACCGAGAAGTCCGATAGCGGTACCGCACTGAGCGCGCACAGGCGCCTGCTGGTCGCGCTGTTGCTGGTGGAGCTGGCAGCGGCAGCTGCTCTGTTGTGGAAATCTGCACCGCCCCCGTCGCCTCTGCAGGCGGTGCCGTCTGCCCTCACCGCCGTGCCTGCGCGCCCAGCGCCCGACCCGGTCACTGCCCTGGTGTTGCCCGATGGACGTGCCGCCCGTTTACTCGCCCTCGGCGGCTCGCAGTCCTCGGCCCTGCTTCAGCGTCTTGCCGCCGAGCTTCCTGACGCCGCTGCCGCGGTTACCGCGTTCTGGGGTCCGGACTGGCCGCGCGACATCGAGATCGCGGTCGCGGGTTCCGATCAGCAATTCCGGGTGCTGGCCGGCGGAGCCGCGGACATCGCCGCGACCGCTACGGCCCAGCGGATCATGTTCGCTCCCGGGGCCGCCGGTATGAGCCCGGCAGCGCTGCGAATTGTATTGCGCCATGAGCTGTTTCATTACGCAGCCCGGTCGCGGACAGCGGTCGATGCGCCCCGCTGGCTGACCGAGGGAGTGGCCGACTACGTCGGCCGACCACCTGCCCCGCTACCCGGTCCGGTGCAGGCGGCGACGCTGGCGCAGCTGCCCACCGATGCCGATCTCGACACACCCGGCGCCGCCCGCAGCCTCGCCTACGACCGGGCGTGGTGGTTCAGCCGCTATGTCGCCGACGCCTACGGTGTCCCGAAGCTGCGTGAGTTCTACCTGCACGCCTGTGAACCCGGGCACCCGGAGGTGACCGTCGCATTACGGGAAACCTTGGGCGCCGAACTCGATGCCGTAGTTGCCGGTTGGCATCGTTGGCTGACCGGATAG
- the pimB gene encoding GDP-mannose-dependent alpha-(1-6)-phosphatidylinositol monomannoside mannosyltransferase, whose protein sequence is MTRVLLVTNDFPPRRGGIQSYLEAFVDELVRDGSHQLTVYAPKWKGCADYDAAAGYQIVRHPTTLMVPEPMVATRMQRLIAENDIETVWFGAAAPLALLGPLARRAGATRVVASTHGHEVGWSMLPVARSALRRIGDDADVVTFISRYTRGRFASAFGPHAALERLSPGVDTDRFVPDPVARAELRARYRLGQRPVVVCLSRLVPRKGQDMLIRAWPAIRRRVPDAALVIVGGGPYLPTLKQLVHTHDVGADVVFTGAVPGVELPMHHAMADVFAMPCRTRGAGLDVEGLGIVYLEASACGVPVIAGTSGGAPETVLDGQTGTVVDGTDVAAVASAVSDLLADPGRAAAMGVAGRHWAVDNWQWRSQGARLAGLLSG, encoded by the coding sequence ATGACGCGGGTTTTGTTGGTCACCAACGACTTTCCACCGCGCCGCGGCGGTATCCAGTCATATCTGGAGGCGTTCGTCGACGAGTTGGTCCGTGACGGCTCGCACCAGCTCACGGTGTACGCGCCGAAGTGGAAGGGCTGCGCAGATTACGACGCGGCCGCCGGGTACCAGATCGTGCGGCACCCGACCACGCTGATGGTCCCCGAGCCGATGGTGGCCACCCGCATGCAGCGGTTGATCGCCGAGAACGACATCGAGACGGTGTGGTTCGGGGCGGCCGCACCGCTGGCACTGCTGGGCCCGCTGGCGCGGCGGGCCGGCGCCACCCGCGTGGTGGCGAGCACCCACGGCCATGAGGTCGGCTGGTCGATGCTGCCGGTGGCGCGGAGCGCATTGCGACGTATCGGAGATGACGCCGACGTCGTGACGTTCATCAGCCGCTATACCCGCGGCAGGTTCGCCTCGGCGTTCGGTCCCCACGCGGCGTTGGAACGCCTGTCGCCCGGCGTCGATACCGACCGATTCGTACCCGACCCGGTGGCCCGGGCCGAACTGCGCGCGCGGTACCGGCTGGGCCAACGTCCGGTGGTGGTGTGCCTGTCCCGTCTGGTCCCGCGCAAGGGCCAGGACATGCTGATCCGCGCCTGGCCGGCCATCCGGCGCCGCGTGCCCGACGCGGCATTGGTCATCGTCGGCGGGGGACCGTATCTGCCGACCCTGAAACAACTCGTGCACACGCATGACGTGGGGGCCGACGTGGTCTTCACCGGCGCGGTACCCGGTGTGGAGCTGCCCATGCACCACGCGATGGCCGACGTGTTCGCCATGCCGTGCCGGACGCGCGGTGCGGGCCTGGATGTCGAGGGACTGGGCATCGTCTACCTGGAGGCCTCGGCGTGCGGCGTGCCGGTGATCGCCGGAACCTCTGGCGGGGCACCGGAAACCGTTCTGGACGGCCAGACCGGCACCGTCGTGGACGGCACCGACGTCGCCGCGGTCGCGTCCGCCGTTTCCGACCTACTGGCCGATCCGGGCCGCGCCGCCGCGATGGGTGTGGCCGGGCGGCACTGGGCCGTCGACAACTGGCAGTGGCGTTCGCAGGGCGCCCGGCTGGCCGGGCTGTTGTCGGGCTGA
- a CDS encoding AMP-dependent synthetase/ligase produces the protein MREYSVPASFAVGEYDSIVSSVSAHAADSPDQVIFRRLIDGAWTDVTCAEAAEQIRSVALGLIAEGIQPGDRVAILSATRYEWPIIDFAILSVGAVTVPIYETSAAEQVKFVLDNSAARIVFAETDAHAEKVEQLRGQLPELRKVLRIDGAGTPALEAMVEAGKSTDAAELDKRLAGIRSADPATLIYTSGTTGQPKGCQLTHSNLLYEIRGAKACFPSELAAGERMLVFLPLAHVLARAITIAAFTNKVTLGFTSDIKNLVPTFGVFKPTLVVSVPRVFEKVYNTAEQNARNDGKGKIFAIAADTAIEWSKAQDEKGRAGAGLLLRAKHALFDKLVYGKLRAALGGECRAAISGGAPLGARLGHFYRGVGLSIYEGYGLTETSAAITVNRVNDLKVGSVGKLMPGNSMRLGDDGELLVKGGVVFNGYWGNEAETNAVFTDGWFHTGDLGAIDDDGFLTIVGRKKEIIVTAGGKNVAPALLEDRLRAHPLISQAMAVGDQQPFIAALVTIDPEAFPGWKERNGKDAGAAVGDLADDPDLLAEIDLAVKEANQAVSHAESIRKFRILPVDFTEDTGELTPTLKVKRKVVAEKFAADIAALYG, from the coding sequence GTGCGGGAATACAGCGTGCCAGCGTCTTTTGCCGTCGGCGAGTACGACAGCATCGTCAGTTCGGTATCCGCGCACGCGGCCGACAGCCCTGACCAGGTCATCTTCCGGCGCCTGATCGACGGCGCCTGGACGGACGTGACCTGCGCCGAGGCGGCCGAGCAGATCCGTTCGGTCGCCCTCGGTCTGATCGCCGAGGGAATCCAGCCCGGCGACCGCGTAGCGATCCTGTCGGCTACCCGCTACGAGTGGCCAATCATCGACTTCGCGATCCTGTCGGTCGGCGCGGTGACCGTGCCGATCTACGAGACCTCCGCGGCCGAACAGGTGAAGTTCGTCCTGGACAACTCGGCGGCCCGGATCGTCTTCGCCGAGACCGATGCACACGCCGAGAAGGTGGAGCAGCTCCGCGGCCAACTGCCCGAATTGCGCAAGGTGCTGCGGATCGACGGTGCCGGCACGCCCGCGCTCGAGGCCATGGTCGAAGCCGGCAAGTCGACCGATGCCGCCGAACTCGACAAACGCCTCGCCGGCATCCGGTCCGCCGACCCGGCCACCCTGATCTACACCTCCGGAACCACCGGTCAGCCCAAGGGCTGCCAACTGACCCACTCGAACCTGCTCTACGAGATCCGGGGAGCCAAGGCCTGCTTCCCCTCCGAGCTGGCCGCCGGCGAACGCATGCTGGTGTTCCTGCCGCTGGCCCACGTGCTGGCCCGGGCCATCACCATCGCCGCCTTCACCAACAAGGTCACCCTCGGCTTCACCAGCGACATCAAGAACCTGGTCCCGACCTTCGGCGTGTTCAAACCCACCCTGGTGGTCTCGGTGCCCCGGGTGTTCGAGAAGGTCTACAACACCGCCGAGCAGAACGCCCGCAACGACGGCAAAGGCAAAATCTTCGCGATCGCCGCCGACACCGCGATCGAGTGGAGCAAGGCCCAGGACGAAAAGGGCCGAGCTGGCGCCGGCCTGTTGCTGCGCGCCAAGCACGCACTGTTCGACAAGCTGGTCTACGGCAAGCTACGGGCCGCCCTCGGTGGTGAATGCCGGGCGGCGATCTCCGGCGGTGCGCCGCTGGGCGCGCGGCTCGGTCACTTCTATCGCGGTGTCGGACTGAGCATCTACGAGGGCTACGGGCTCACCGAGACCAGCGCGGCGATCACCGTGAACCGGGTCAATGACCTCAAGGTCGGCTCGGTCGGCAAGCTGATGCCCGGCAACAGCATGCGCCTCGGCGATGACGGTGAGCTGCTGGTCAAGGGCGGCGTGGTGTTCAACGGCTACTGGGGCAACGAGGCCGAGACCAACGCGGTGTTCACCGACGGCTGGTTCCACACCGGCGATCTGGGTGCCATCGACGACGACGGCTTCCTGACCATCGTCGGGCGCAAGAAGGAGATCATCGTCACCGCAGGCGGCAAGAACGTCGCCCCCGCGCTGCTGGAGGACCGGCTGCGGGCCCATCCGTTGATCAGCCAGGCCATGGCCGTCGGTGACCAGCAGCCGTTCATCGCCGCGCTCGTCACCATCGACCCCGAGGCGTTCCCCGGATGGAAGGAGCGCAACGGCAAGGACGCCGGTGCCGCAGTCGGCGATCTCGCCGACGACCCGGACCTGCTGGCCGAGATCGACCTGGCGGTCAAGGAGGCCAACCAGGCGGTGTCGCATGCCGAGTCGATCCGCAAGTTCCGGATCCTGCCCGTCGATTTCACCGAGGACACCGGTGAACTGACCCCCACACTCAAGGTCAAGCGCAAGGTGGTCGCCGAGAAGTTCGCCGCCGACATCGCGGCGCTCTACGGCTGA